AATGGCAGTGGAATGACGATAAAACTTGAATTCCATCAAATTATGGAATGGGTCTTCTAAAAAGAAGGTGCGGTGTTCGAGGGGTGAGCCGACGAAGCGTTCCTTGGGTTGTTGATAAAACGCTAATCCCTGACGTTGTGCTCTTTCTAGCAAGGTTTCCCAATCAGATTCAGCGTTAAAGATTAACCCAAAGTGCCTGGGATAAATGCCTCGTTGCAGCTCTAAC
The window above is part of the Oscillatoria sp. FACHB-1407 genome. Proteins encoded here:
- a CDS encoding VOC family protein, with protein sequence MQTIFHLAFPVTDITQTKDYYGNGLGCAIGRENATSVILNLYGHQLVAHLAHEPLELQRGIYPRHFGLIFNAESDWETLLERAQRQGLAFYQQPKERFVGSPLEHRTFFLEDPFHNLMEFKFYRHSTAIFGEVEYSAIGDPKAQQG